A portion of the Nitrospirota bacterium genome contains these proteins:
- a CDS encoding alpha-ketoacid dehydrogenase subunit beta yields the protein MPKCNMVSAINLALKEEMARDKDIIVMGEDVGKNGGVFRITEGLIEEFGPDRVIDTPLSESGIVGAGIGMAVYGLKPIVEIQFMGFIYPAIDQIFSHAGRIRNRTRGRFTCPIVIRTPYGAGIKAPDQHSESTEALFCHMPGLKVVVPSSPYNAKGLLISSIRDNDPVVFLESTRLYRLFKEEVPEGEYTIPLEKAQVAKEGKDVTVISWGSMLHKTFEAVEDIDAEVIDLMTLTPLDEETIYKSVKKTGRVVIVHEAPKTCGFGAEVSASISESTMLYLKAPIIRVTGYDVVMPLPKLEDYYMPTQGRIKKAVEEVMKY from the coding sequence ATGCCAAAGTGTAACATGGTCTCTGCAATAAACCTTGCCTTAAAAGAGGAGATGGCAAGGGACAAAGATATCATCGTCATGGGCGAGGATGTTGGAAAAAACGGAGGTGTTTTCCGCATAACAGAGGGACTGATTGAGGAGTTTGGTCCTGATAGGGTCATAGACACTCCACTTTCGGAGTCAGGCATCGTTGGTGCAGGAATCGGCATGGCTGTTTATGGTTTAAAGCCAATCGTTGAGATTCAGTTCATGGGGTTTATATATCCAGCAATCGACCAAATCTTTTCTCATGCAGGAAGAATCAGGAATCGCACAAGAGGGAGGTTTACATGCCCAATTGTGATAAGAACACCATATGGAGCAGGCATAAAAGCACCTGACCAGCATTCGGAAAGCACAGAGGCGCTTTTCTGCCATATGCCCGGGTTAAAGGTTGTTGTTCCATCATCTCCATATAATGCAAAAGGGCTTCTTATATCCTCTATCAGGGACAATGACCCTGTGGTATTCCTTGAGTCAACGAGGCTTTACAGGCTTTTTAAGGAGGAAGTCCCTGAAGGGGAATATACAATCCCGCTTGAAAAGGCACAGGTTGCAAAGGAAGGCAAAGATGTAACGGTAATTTCATGGGGAAGTATGCTACATAAGACATTTGAGGCAGTAGAAGACATCGATGCCGAGGTAATAGATTTAATGACACTGACTCCCCTCGATGAGGAGACCATATATAAATCTGTAAAAAAGACAGGCAGGGTCGTTATAGTTCATGAGGCTCCCAAGACATGTGGGTTTGGTGCAGAGGTCTCGGCATCTATCTCTGAGTCTACGATGTTATATCTTAAAGCCCCAATAATCAGGGTTACAGGATATGATGTGGTGATGCCTCTTCCAAAGCTTGAAGATTATTATATGCCGACTCAGGGGCGGATAAAGAAGGCAGTGGAAGAGGTAATGAAGTATTAA
- the pdhA gene encoding pyruvate dehydrogenase (acetyl-transferring) E1 component subunit alpha, whose translation MPEKVVESFNVKHLSILDEKGVADESLMPSLSESDIKRMYELMVLSRVFDERALSLQREGRIGTYASILGQEASQIGSALSLQKSDRVFPSFREMGVYITMGYPMHMLYQYWSGDERGMKCPADLNIFPLCIPVGTQIPHAVGAGMAVKYRKEKVAVTAYFGDGGTSTGDFHEGLNIAGVFRLPVVFICQNNQRAISVPRETQSASKTLAQKAYSYGFHGIQVDGNDIFAVYKAVSDALIRARQGDGPTLIECFTYRISDHTTADDASRYRGKQEVEEWKPKDPIFRLRLFMSAKGIWTESYEKEIEEKSKEVVDKAVSVSESISPQLPKDMFLYTYEKLTQRQINEMGEL comes from the coding sequence ATGCCTGAAAAGGTAGTTGAGTCTTTTAATGTAAAGCACCTATCTATCCTTGACGAAAAAGGTGTGGCTGATGAGTCCCTTATGCCTTCTTTATCAGAGTCTGACATCAAAAGAATGTATGAGCTTATGGTGCTTTCGAGGGTGTTTGATGAGCGAGCACTTAGCCTTCAGAGGGAAGGAAGAATCGGCACATATGCATCCATCTTAGGGCAGGAGGCATCCCAGATTGGAAGTGCCCTTTCGCTTCAAAAGTCAGACCGGGTATTCCCTTCATTCAGGGAGATGGGTGTTTATATAACGATGGGCTATCCTATGCATATGCTTTATCAATATTGGTCGGGAGATGAGCGGGGAATGAAGTGCCCTGCTGACCTGAATATATTCCCTTTATGTATTCCAGTAGGCACACAAATTCCACATGCAGTTGGCGCAGGAATGGCAGTTAAATACCGTAAAGAAAAAGTAGCAGTTACTGCATATTTTGGAGACGGAGGCACATCAACAGGAGATTTCCACGAAGGCCTTAATATAGCAGGTGTCTTTAGACTGCCTGTTGTTTTCATATGCCAGAACAACCAGAGGGCAATATCCGTTCCCCGTGAAACACAAAGCGCATCGAAGACCCTTGCCCAGAAAGCATACTCATATGGATTTCACGGCATACAGGTTGATGGAAATGACATATTTGCTGTGTATAAGGCAGTCTCCGATGCTTTAATCCGCGCAAGACAGGGCGATGGCCCCACACTTATAGAGTGCTTTACATACAGAATCTCAGACCACACGACTGCTGACGATGCCTCAAGATACAGAGGGAAACAAGAGGTTGAAGAGTGGAAGCCAAAGGACCCTATTTTTAGATTAAGGCTTTTTATGTCTGCTAAAGGCATATGGACAGAGAGCTATGAAAAAGAGATAGAGGAAAAATCAAAGGAAGTTGTGGATAAGGCAGTTTCTGTTTCTGAATCGATAAGCCCTCAACTGCCTAAGGATATGTTCTTATACACATATGAGAAACTCACACAAAGACAGATAAATGAGATGGGTGAGCTCTGA
- a CDS encoding DUF2191 domain-containing protein → MRATVTIEKDKLDMLLKETRSKSKTSAVKIAIDEYLRKKKVEKIKSMRGKLQFDMTAEEIRHRER, encoded by the coding sequence ATGCGTGCAACTGTCACTATAGAAAAGGACAAGCTGGACATGCTCCTTAAAGAGACAAGGAGCAAGAGCAAGACCTCAGCCGTAAAGATTGCAATCGACGAGTACTTGAGAAAAAAGAAAGTAGAAAAGATAAAGTCCATGAGAGGCAAGCTCCAATTTGACATGACTGCAGAAGAGATAAGGCATCGTGAAAGATAG
- a CDS encoding PIN domain-containing protein has product MKDRVLIDTSVWIAYFKNKDNLLSERVDEVLTSADIYVPRVVIAELIQGAKSEKEILIIEDFIDAFNIIDQTSDTWLKAGRLSFSMKKKGLTVHVLDCYIAVLAMEHDCKIFSLDEHFKNIKRFLKVELI; this is encoded by the coding sequence GTGAAAGATAGGGTTTTAATAGACACCTCTGTCTGGATTGCCTACTTTAAAAACAAAGACAACCTCCTGTCTGAAAGGGTAGATGAGGTCCTGACATCAGCAGACATATATGTGCCGAGGGTTGTAATAGCAGAGCTTATACAGGGCGCAAAATCAGAGAAAGAAATCTTAATTATAGAAGATTTTATTGATGCCTTTAATATAATTGACCAGACATCAGACACATGGCTGAAGGCTGGAAGACTTTCCTTTTCCATGAAGAAAAAAGGTTTAACTGTCCATGTGCTGGATTGCTATATTGCCGTGCTGGCAATGGAGCACGATTGTAAAATATTCTCACTGGATGAGCATTTCAAAAACATAAAAAGGTTTTTAAAGGTTGAGCTGATATGA
- a CDS encoding type II toxin-antitoxin system RelE/ParE family toxin, with the protein MYRIDTTPDFDKDIKSLDSSTASRIIKKIEWLACHPDLMKHPMKYLPKEMKSLQKYRVGDYRVLFWVDHNHKFITLYGVEHRRTVYKKL; encoded by the coding sequence ATGTATCGAATAGATACAACTCCTGATTTTGACAAAGACATAAAGTCACTTGACTCATCAACAGCTTCAAGAATCATTAAGAAGATAGAATGGCTTGCCTGTCATCCTGACCTTATGAAACATCCTATGAAATATCTTCCTAAAGAGATGAAGAGCCTTCAAAAGTATCGTGTTGGTGACTATAGAGTTCTCTTCTGGGTTGACCACAATCATAAATTCATTACCCTGTATGGTGTTGAACACCGTAGAACCGTGTACAAAAAATTATAA
- a CDS encoding DUF3192 domain-containing protein: MQRISIITLFVFCIVSIAACVGSPVHETITYNRIQSAIKRNNKNLLAMKIGMSQEQTMELMGEPEKSEGYIWGSAWFYRTAKTVEIYKTSDSDFTPIVFDGEGKVIGWGRNFYTDVRRRYEIDINVK, from the coding sequence ATGCAGAGAATATCGATAATCACTCTCTTCGTATTCTGCATCGTAAGTATTGCAGCCTGCGTAGGTAGCCCTGTTCACGAAACAATAACATATAATCGGATTCAATCGGCTATTAAAAGAAACAATAAAAATCTTCTCGCCATGAAAATAGGGATGTCTCAAGAACAGACTATGGAGCTTATGGGCGAGCCTGAAAAGTCTGAAGGTTATATTTGGGGCTCAGCATGGTTTTATAGAACTGCCAAGACAGTCGAAATTTATAAAACCAGTGATTCTGATTTTACCCCGATTGTATTCGATGGAGAAGGAAAAGTTATAGGATGGGGTAGGAATTTCTATACGGATGTAAGGAGGAGATATGAAATTGATATTAACGTCAAGTAG